In the Pirellulales bacterium genome, one interval contains:
- a CDS encoding tetratricopeptide repeat protein, producing the protein MVLQQFDRFFAAVTLAALSLAFAPEASAQRMSHPVVRQPQFPTQLPETNDAKATRSEDIQSQLSAPDRKIHDQSLKTVSIETPEDCTTIIDAIQQGIDEGASSRYAAYGRTLKAWTHNRRGELLVKEGKEVEALKDFETAVVLNPLLWKAVQNRGVSRGLMGDKAAAMVDFNRVIELNPQYANAWFNRANLKLEQNDFAGALQDFSQAIRLQPADAAFYQSRGQVLYKLGRARQAIADLSRAVQLNPNDAATLVDRGDIYRQGTGQFDLAASDYMAAYRIDPKLGRAYLSAAWQMATCPQARYRNPEKAIEIAKIAIELDGEPDYRYPDTLAAACANAGQFTEAKAAATRAVAAAPEKVRSKVEQRLKIYQRNQAYREGGPAETVRAATRTK; encoded by the coding sequence ATGGTACTGCAACAATTTGATCGATTTTTCGCGGCAGTGACACTCGCTGCATTATCCCTCGCATTTGCCCCGGAGGCCTCGGCCCAACGAATGTCGCATCCGGTGGTTCGGCAGCCGCAGTTTCCAACGCAACTACCAGAAACCAACGACGCAAAGGCGACTCGGTCGGAGGATATCCAATCGCAACTGAGCGCTCCCGATCGCAAGATTCACGACCAATCGTTGAAAACGGTGTCAATTGAGACTCCGGAAGATTGCACCACAATCATCGACGCCATCCAGCAAGGAATTGACGAAGGGGCCAGCAGTCGTTACGCGGCCTATGGGCGAACGCTAAAGGCATGGACACACAATCGCCGCGGTGAGTTGTTAGTGAAGGAGGGAAAAGAGGTGGAGGCGCTAAAGGATTTTGAGACGGCCGTCGTTCTCAATCCACTGCTCTGGAAAGCGGTTCAGAATCGAGGCGTCAGCAGGGGCTTGATGGGAGATAAAGCTGCCGCGATGGTCGATTTCAATCGCGTGATCGAATTGAATCCACAATATGCCAATGCCTGGTTCAATCGAGCTAACCTGAAGCTCGAGCAAAACGATTTCGCTGGGGCGTTGCAAGATTTCAGCCAAGCGATTCGCCTTCAACCTGCCGATGCGGCCTTTTATCAAAGTCGCGGGCAAGTGTTGTACAAGCTCGGGCGCGCTCGCCAAGCGATCGCCGACCTCAGCCGCGCAGTGCAGCTAAACCCCAACGATGCCGCGACACTTGTGGATCGCGGCGATATCTATCGGCAGGGCACAGGCCAATTTGATTTAGCGGCTAGCGATTATATGGCCGCCTATCGTATCGATCCGAAATTGGGGCGAGCATATCTCAGCGCGGCATGGCAAATGGCGACTTGCCCGCAAGCGCGCTATCGCAATCCAGAAAAGGCGATTGAAATCGCCAAGATTGCAATCGAACTCGACGGCGAACCGGATTATCGCTATCCCGACACGCTGGCCGCCGCCTGCGCCAATGCTGGGCAATTTACGGAAGCCAAAGCGGCCGCCACTCGCGCCGTGGCTGCCGCTCCCGAAAAAGTGCGATCCAAGGTTGAGCAGCGACTGAAAATCTACCAGCGCAACCAAGCCTACCGCGAAGGGGGCCCGGCCGAAACGGTTCGCGCCGCCACGAGAACGAAATAA
- the thyX gene encoding FAD-dependent thymidylate synthase, giving the protein MSTNAAAADELRWKKFRVLDDGFVCLVDVMGDDQSVVQAARVSYGEGTRKLSDDRGLIRYLMRHRHSTPFEMAEIKLLVRVPMDGWRQWIRHRTANVNEYSTRYSLAIDATQTTKPDEWRSQAATNRQGSGDALEDKIGVQLSAAETAFQSAARKLYEERIAAGVAREQARKDLPLSTYTEAYWKIDLHNLLHFLALRMDLHAQYEIRCYATTIGEKILQPLYPLVWEAFVDYRLEAMYLTRLDRETIARLMERLAAAGRMLGTEEDLLAVQDPTWVGLSRSRERDECREKLIALGILQMP; this is encoded by the coding sequence ATGTCAACTAACGCCGCCGCTGCCGACGAACTCCGCTGGAAGAAATTTCGGGTGCTCGACGACGGATTTGTTTGTCTCGTGGACGTGATGGGGGACGATCAGTCGGTGGTTCAGGCGGCACGAGTGAGTTATGGAGAAGGGACGCGCAAGCTGTCGGACGATCGCGGGCTGATTCGCTACTTGATGCGGCACCGGCACAGCACGCCGTTCGAGATGGCCGAGATCAAGCTGCTGGTACGCGTGCCGATGGATGGCTGGCGACAGTGGATCCGGCATCGCACGGCGAATGTGAATGAGTACAGCACCCGCTATTCACTCGCGATCGACGCCACGCAAACAACGAAGCCCGACGAATGGCGATCGCAAGCCGCAACGAATCGGCAAGGGAGCGGCGATGCTTTGGAGGACAAAATTGGAGTTCAGTTGTCGGCTGCCGAAACCGCGTTTCAATCTGCAGCGCGCAAACTGTATGAAGAACGAATTGCCGCCGGAGTGGCGCGAGAGCAAGCGCGCAAGGACTTGCCGCTTTCGACCTATACCGAGGCGTATTGGAAGATTGATCTACATAATTTGCTCCATTTTTTGGCCCTGCGCATGGATTTGCACGCGCAGTACGAGATTCGCTGCTACGCCACGACGATCGGCGAGAAGATTTTGCAGCCGCTTTATCCGCTCGTGTGGGAGGCGTTCGTCGATTATCGGCTCGAGGCGATGTACCTCACGCGGCTCGATCGCGAGACGATCGCACGGCTGATGGAACGACTTGCCGCCGCCGGGCGAATGCTCGGCACTGAGGAAGACTTGCTGGCAGTGCAGGATCCGACTTGGGTTGGCCTTTCCCGCTCGCGGGAACGCGACGAATGCCGCGAGAAGCTGATTGCTCTAGGCATTTTGCAAATGCCATGA
- a CDS encoding iron-containing alcohol dehydrogenase, producing the protein MPDIWTFHSAGAVIFGPGAIARLGEQANRHRWERVLVITDRTLVGAGLLDEVRIPLASAGVEVEVFDDGQPEPSIAAAERSIASAMKVKPDAILGLGGGSNMDLAKVTSVVFTHGGHPRDYLGEELVPGPVTPTICVPTTAGTGSEVSGSGVLTDQENQLKVAVVSNFMRPKLSIVDPRLTMSCPRHVTAESGIDALTHAIEAYTAIDNERFPLPVGEKTIYQGRNPLGDAFAEKAIALVGQHLLRAVDEPANLEARTGMSLAALLGGLAFANVGVALTHALEYPVGGATHCSHGAGNGLLLPFVMRYNLPARVPQFAKIAQLWGRSAAGMSESAAAEEAIFAVEQLKQAIGIPRRLRDLGVHENQLRTFAEKAATIKRILRVNPRYPTVEEMVEIYKSAL; encoded by the coding sequence ATGCCCGACATTTGGACATTTCATTCCGCCGGCGCGGTTATTTTTGGTCCCGGAGCGATTGCGCGGCTTGGCGAGCAGGCGAATCGGCATCGATGGGAGCGTGTGTTGGTGATCACCGATCGGACGCTCGTTGGCGCGGGATTGCTGGACGAAGTGCGAATTCCGCTCGCTTCCGCTGGTGTTGAGGTCGAAGTTTTTGACGATGGCCAGCCGGAGCCGTCCATTGCGGCCGCGGAACGGTCGATTGCATCGGCGATGAAGGTCAAGCCCGACGCGATCCTCGGTTTAGGCGGCGGCAGCAATATGGACTTGGCGAAGGTCACCTCCGTGGTTTTCACTCACGGCGGCCACCCGCGCGATTATTTGGGAGAAGAGCTTGTTCCCGGGCCGGTGACGCCGACGATTTGCGTTCCGACGACGGCCGGCACAGGGAGCGAAGTAAGCGGTTCGGGCGTATTAACCGATCAGGAGAATCAGCTCAAAGTCGCAGTTGTCAGCAATTTCATGCGGCCGAAGTTGTCGATCGTCGATCCGCGGCTGACGATGTCTTGCCCGCGGCATGTAACGGCCGAGAGCGGTATCGATGCGCTGACTCACGCGATCGAAGCGTACACGGCAATCGACAATGAAAGATTTCCACTGCCTGTCGGTGAAAAGACCATTTATCAAGGACGTAACCCGCTCGGCGATGCTTTCGCCGAGAAAGCAATCGCGCTCGTCGGCCAGCACTTGTTGCGGGCAGTGGATGAACCGGCGAACCTCGAGGCACGGACCGGAATGTCGCTGGCAGCGCTGCTTGGCGGGTTGGCGTTTGCCAACGTCGGCGTGGCGCTGACGCATGCGCTGGAATACCCCGTCGGCGGGGCGACGCATTGCTCGCACGGCGCAGGGAATGGCCTGCTCTTGCCGTTCGTGATGCGTTATAATCTCCCCGCCCGAGTGCCGCAATTCGCAAAAATTGCTCAACTTTGGGGCCGAAGTGCGGCCGGAATGAGCGAATCGGCCGCGGCTGAGGAAGCGATTTTCGCGGTCGAACAACTGAAACAAGCGATCGGCATCCCTCGGCGGCTGCGCGACCTGGGAGTCCACGAAAATCAATTGAGGACGTTCGCCGAAAAAGCGGCGACGATCAAGCGAATTTTACGAGTGAACCCTCGGTATCCGACGGTCGAGGAGATGGTGGAGATCTATAAATCGGCCTTGTAG
- a CDS encoding class II fumarate hydratase: protein MDFRTEHDSMGDVRVPARAYYGAQTQRAIENFPISGRRLPAELIHSLGLVKYAAAVANGDLGKLMGSGKNPLGERQVAALVQACREVAEGKFDDEFPIDVFQTGSGTSSNMNANEVISNRAIEIVGGDRFAENKSIHPNDHVNMGQSTNDMVPTAIHVAVAVAIEKQLLPALAQLERVLAQKAAEWDKIIKIGRTHLADATPLRLGQEISGFTRQLTLSINRAKHALETVLELPAGGTAVGSGINTHPEFGRRVAAALQAETGISFTEAVNHFEANAQRDGLVDCSGHLRTIAVTLFNVANNIRWLSSGPRCGFYELRLPDRQPGSSIMPGKVNPVMCESLMQACVWVMGNDHTIAFSGATGGQFQLNIMMPVMGLAAIDAATLLASAVRAFVDLCAEEMEANAEVCEASVEKSLSMVTSLNPLIGYEKAAALAKEAFKTGKTIRDLCREKAIVTESDLNQALDPWRMTEPHG from the coding sequence ATGGATTTCCGTACGGAACACGATTCGATGGGAGATGTGCGCGTACCCGCAAGGGCATATTACGGCGCACAGACGCAGCGAGCCATTGAAAATTTTCCAATTTCTGGTCGCCGATTGCCAGCCGAACTGATCCACTCGCTGGGTCTCGTGAAGTACGCCGCGGCAGTCGCCAATGGTGATTTGGGGAAGCTCATGGGCAGCGGAAAAAACCCGCTCGGCGAACGGCAAGTGGCGGCGCTCGTGCAGGCTTGCCGCGAAGTTGCCGAAGGAAAGTTTGACGACGAGTTCCCGATCGATGTCTTTCAAACCGGCTCGGGCACATCGAGCAACATGAATGCCAACGAAGTGATCTCCAACCGCGCCATCGAAATCGTCGGCGGTGATCGATTTGCCGAGAACAAGTCGATTCATCCGAATGATCACGTCAATATGGGGCAATCGACCAACGACATGGTCCCCACGGCGATCCACGTAGCCGTCGCGGTGGCGATCGAAAAACAGTTGCTACCCGCACTCGCTCAGCTAGAACGAGTGCTCGCACAGAAGGCTGCGGAGTGGGACAAGATCATCAAGATCGGCCGCACTCACTTGGCCGATGCCACGCCCTTGCGGCTAGGGCAAGAAATTAGCGGCTTTACGCGACAATTGACGTTATCGATCAACCGTGCAAAGCACGCCTTGGAAACTGTGCTTGAACTTCCCGCCGGTGGCACAGCCGTCGGCTCCGGCATCAATACGCATCCAGAATTCGGCCGCCGCGTCGCCGCGGCTCTTCAAGCCGAAACAGGAATTTCATTCACGGAAGCAGTCAATCACTTCGAGGCCAACGCACAGCGCGACGGTTTGGTCGATTGCAGTGGCCATTTGCGGACCATCGCCGTCACGTTGTTCAACGTCGCCAACAACATTCGTTGGCTCTCCAGCGGCCCTCGTTGCGGTTTTTACGAACTTAGACTTCCCGATCGACAGCCTGGAAGTTCGATCATGCCCGGCAAAGTAAACCCTGTGATGTGCGAGAGCCTGATGCAAGCCTGCGTCTGGGTCATGGGCAACGATCATACGATCGCTTTCAGCGGCGCGACGGGCGGACAGTTCCAACTCAACATTATGATGCCGGTGATGGGCCTGGCCGCGATCGATGCCGCAACGCTGCTGGCTAGCGCCGTCCGGGCTTTCGTCGATTTATGCGCCGAGGAAATGGAAGCCAACGCGGAGGTCTGCGAAGCCTCGGTTGAAAAAAGTCTGTCGATGGTCACCAGTCTCAACCCACTCATTGGCTACGAGAAGGCGGCTGCGCTGGCCAAAGAAGCCTTCAAAACGGGTAAGACCATCCGCGACTTGTGCCGCGAAAAGGCGATCGTGACCGAATCCGACTTGAATCAAGCGCTCGATCCGTGGAGGATGACAGAGCCACACGGTTGA
- a CDS encoding PQQ-binding-like beta-propeller repeat protein — protein MRCYVEIVIWWVVLLSLVDSTHAENWPQWRGPRSNGVSGEAGLPTTWSKTENVAWRLTLPGPAGSTPVVWGDSIFLTSVDGNDLVLLKCSTEGNQIWRKVVATGNKSSRGDEGNSASPSPCTDGKHVWTFMGTGDLACYDFDGRAVWKFNVQDRYGKFNIMWGMASTPLLDGDRLYLQLLHSGSANVVALDKLTGNEIWRQTRNSDARDECRESYASPVIYRDDKQEFLLTHGADYIVAHDLKNGAEIWRSGGLNIGGYNPTLRLVASPTTAPGIIVVPSAKKGPVLALSPGSHGDITESSAGHLWSKLSGTPDVPSPLIYDGLVYLCDEGGLVSCIDAATGKEYYQKKRTHPDRHRASPMYTDGKILITSRDGHITVVKPGKEFKILASNDMQESISASPAASNGTLYLRTFDALYAIRDSNKK, from the coding sequence ATGCGCTGCTACGTTGAAATTGTAATTTGGTGGGTAGTTTTGTTGTCACTGGTTGACTCGACTCATGCCGAGAACTGGCCGCAGTGGCGAGGACCGCGGAGCAATGGCGTGAGTGGCGAAGCCGGGCTGCCGACCACCTGGAGCAAGACTGAAAACGTCGCTTGGCGGCTAACGCTGCCGGGGCCGGCTGGATCGACACCCGTCGTGTGGGGCGACAGCATTTTTCTGACGTCTGTGGATGGGAACGATCTGGTGCTGTTGAAATGCAGCACCGAGGGCAATCAAATCTGGCGAAAAGTGGTTGCCACGGGAAATAAATCATCGCGGGGCGACGAAGGCAATTCCGCTTCCCCATCCCCTTGCACCGACGGCAAGCACGTCTGGACCTTTATGGGCACCGGCGATCTGGCTTGCTATGACTTCGACGGCCGCGCAGTCTGGAAGTTTAACGTCCAGGACCGGTACGGCAAATTCAACATCATGTGGGGCATGGCTAGCACTCCGTTACTCGACGGCGACCGGCTGTATCTGCAATTGTTGCACAGCGGCAGCGCGAACGTGGTGGCCCTCGACAAGCTCACCGGCAACGAAATCTGGCGGCAGACGCGCAATAGCGACGCCCGCGACGAGTGTCGCGAAAGTTACGCCTCTCCGGTAATTTATCGCGACGACAAACAAGAGTTTCTACTCACGCACGGGGCCGATTACATCGTCGCCCACGACTTGAAAAACGGCGCCGAGATCTGGCGGAGCGGCGGATTGAACATCGGTGGATACAATCCCACGTTGCGGTTAGTAGCATCGCCAACCACTGCGCCGGGCATTATTGTCGTTCCATCGGCGAAGAAAGGCCCGGTGCTTGCGCTGTCGCCAGGCAGTCACGGCGATATTACCGAATCGAGCGCCGGCCACTTATGGAGCAAATTGTCGGGTACGCCCGATGTGCCTTCGCCACTGATTTACGATGGCCTCGTTTATCTTTGCGATGAAGGTGGGCTTGTGAGCTGCATCGATGCGGCTACTGGTAAGGAGTATTACCAAAAGAAGCGCACGCATCCCGACCGCCATCGCGCCAGTCCGATGTACACCGATGGCAAGATTCTAATCACGTCCCGCGACGGCCACATAACGGTGGTCAAGCCGGGAAAAGAATTCAAGATACTAGCAAGCAACGACATGCAAGAGAGTATCTCAGCCTCCCCGGCCGCTTCCAACGGCACCCTGTACCTGCGGACGTTTGATGCGTTATATGCGATACGGGACTCGAATAAGAAATGA
- the murJ gene encoding murein biosynthesis integral membrane protein MurJ, whose protein sequence is MSAGGQDPHPRHALLSGTLVTSLGSFTSRVLGLLRDRATASLFGLAAGGVMDAFVVAFRIPNLFRRMFGEGALTASFLPVFAQTLERDRKQAWRVAASTMAWIVLVLAGLVAVGEIGFVIWAAASTEPREMLLAGLSAMLLPYVILACLLAIASASLQTMGKFAAPAFTPAVLNVVWMVGTIWIAPRLSNDPAAQARILAICVLAGGLAQCLLLWLALRTAGFRLTVNFAATRNELRQIRWNMLPTLFGLAVTQINTLLDSLLAWGMAAAPDGPQNIGWLGGIPYPMKQGAASAIYFGERLYQFPLGILGIAVATVVFPLLARHAARGDYAAVRNDLVRGMRLVMLLALPATAGLILLAEPIAQLLFQTGKFTSADTQRVAQMIAIYSSGVWAYCGAPVLIRGFYAVNDRITPVRAGLIAVTINTVLDITLMWPLAELGMAASTAIAAALQLVMLLAMFSRSHVAMPWRMILVSLARMLVATFAMALVGWLVLRALPPVISASHQMNWTVIVRVAAPLLACVVTYLLLIAIFGRAEWRQLISRESASESLHRNIWQ, encoded by the coding sequence ATGTCCGCAGGCGGCCAAGATCCTCACCCACGCCACGCGCTGCTCTCCGGCACGCTCGTCACCAGCCTTGGCTCGTTCACCAGCCGAGTGCTTGGGCTACTGCGTGACAGAGCCACAGCATCGCTCTTTGGGCTGGCCGCCGGCGGTGTGATGGACGCCTTCGTCGTGGCCTTTCGCATTCCGAATCTGTTCCGCCGGATGTTCGGCGAAGGTGCACTGACCGCGAGCTTTCTTCCCGTGTTCGCGCAAACGCTCGAACGCGACCGCAAGCAAGCCTGGCGCGTGGCGGCTTCGACGATGGCGTGGATCGTACTCGTCCTTGCCGGCTTGGTCGCCGTCGGCGAGATCGGATTTGTGATTTGGGCCGCCGCATCCACAGAACCACGGGAAATGCTGCTGGCCGGATTGTCGGCAATGCTGTTGCCTTACGTCATTCTCGCTTGCCTGCTAGCCATCGCCTCGGCGTCGTTGCAAACGATGGGCAAGTTTGCTGCGCCGGCTTTCACCCCGGCAGTGCTCAATGTTGTTTGGATGGTCGGTACGATTTGGATCGCACCTCGACTGAGCAATGACCCGGCGGCGCAAGCCCGTATATTGGCGATCTGTGTCCTGGCAGGCGGTCTGGCGCAGTGTCTCTTGCTTTGGCTGGCGCTGCGAACGGCAGGATTTCGCTTGACTGTAAATTTCGCCGCTACACGCAACGAGCTGCGCCAAATCCGCTGGAATATGTTGCCCACGCTCTTTGGACTAGCGGTTACTCAGATCAACACGCTGCTTGATAGTTTGCTAGCGTGGGGGATGGCTGCCGCGCCCGACGGCCCGCAAAATATAGGCTGGCTCGGCGGAATTCCCTATCCGATGAAACAGGGGGCCGCCTCGGCCATTTACTTCGGCGAGCGGCTATATCAATTTCCGCTGGGAATTCTCGGCATTGCCGTGGCGACCGTGGTCTTTCCACTGCTTGCGCGTCATGCCGCCCGCGGCGATTATGCGGCCGTGCGTAATGACCTCGTCCGCGGAATGCGCCTGGTCATGCTGCTCGCCTTGCCCGCCACGGCCGGTCTGATTCTGCTTGCCGAGCCGATCGCCCAATTGCTGTTTCAAACCGGCAAATTTACTTCGGCCGACACGCAACGAGTAGCCCAAATGATTGCAATCTACAGCAGCGGCGTATGGGCCTACTGTGGCGCTCCGGTACTGATCCGCGGCTTTTATGCGGTGAACGATCGGATCACGCCGGTCCGGGCAGGCTTGATCGCGGTTACAATCAACACCGTTTTAGACATTACACTCATGTGGCCGCTGGCGGAATTGGGCATGGCCGCCTCGACAGCGATTGCCGCGGCCCTGCAACTCGTGATGCTACTGGCGATGTTCTCTCGCAGTCACGTCGCGATGCCGTGGCGGATGATTCTTGTTTCGCTCGCACGAATGCTGGTTGCCACATTCGCCATGGCGCTCGTTGGCTGGCTGGTACTGCGAGCTTTGCCTCCTGTCATCTCCGCATCGCATCAAATGAACTGGACCGTGATTGTGCGAGTCGCCGCGCCGCTGTTAGCGTGCGTGGTCACGTATCTCTTGCTGATTGCAATCTTCGGACGTGCCGAGTGGCGACAACTAATCTCGCGCGAGTCGGCAAGCGAATCGCTTCATCGCAATATCTGGCAGTAG
- a CDS encoding SMC-Scp complex subunit ScpB: protein MSSSSPRSGQDESGLSLDQLNQAFAEMLGHGSDPYSTPLDAPSDRLAEAVAQVLPQAAGDTGTAEESASSADDDCAISPRTILEALLFVGRPDNVPLTGQQIAGLMRGVTAEEIDDLVQDLDSDYAANGCPYTVAPDGPGYRLTLRREFGPLRDRFFGRTRSARLSPAAIEVLALVAYNEPLTADEVSKLRGKPSGQVLSQLVRRQLLRVERATEKPIKTKYFTTRRFLEVFNLRSREDLPRAEDLERN from the coding sequence ATGTCGAGTTCATCTCCACGATCTGGTCAAGACGAATCGGGGCTGTCGCTCGATCAGCTCAATCAGGCTTTTGCCGAGATGTTGGGTCACGGTAGCGATCCGTATTCAACGCCGCTCGATGCGCCGTCAGATAGATTGGCAGAAGCGGTCGCCCAAGTGCTGCCGCAAGCCGCCGGCGACACGGGAACAGCTGAAGAGTCTGCATCATCGGCCGATGACGACTGTGCGATCAGTCCGCGGACGATTTTGGAAGCCCTGCTGTTTGTGGGCCGGCCGGATAACGTTCCGCTCACTGGCCAGCAAATCGCCGGACTGATGCGCGGCGTGACCGCCGAGGAAATCGACGACCTCGTACAAGATCTGGACTCCGATTACGCGGCCAATGGATGTCCCTATACGGTTGCCCCCGACGGACCTGGCTATCGTCTCACGCTGCGTCGGGAATTCGGCCCGCTGCGCGATCGCTTCTTCGGCCGCACCCGATCGGCCAGACTTTCGCCGGCCGCCATCGAAGTGCTTGCGCTGGTGGCGTACAACGAGCCGCTGACTGCCGACGAAGTCTCCAAGCTGCGAGGAAAGCCGAGCGGCCAAGTTCTTTCGCAATTGGTTCGACGCCAATTGTTGCGCGTCGAGCGCGCTACGGAAAAGCCAATCAAGACAAAATACTTCACCACGCGCCGATTTCTCGAAGTCTTTAATTTACGTAGTCGCGAAGATTTGCCGCGCGCCGAGGACTTGGAGCGTAACTAA
- a CDS encoding PEP-CTERM sorting domain-containing protein — protein sequence MIWAGSASAIDLDGISAPAAIDQPQINVLIRTAPGGNPIVGDVSDPLNPFNPDPVPSINFQAYLDTGASGILLSNNTALGWQLANDTYNGTPIIYEDVGVAGSDPFHVSQPLYFGFAPYQPAANAAVEYQAVYNPQIAAHYSQETGPVRAQIGPVSNGTDSLPESIELQFLLGDLNVVGMPAMTGKTMVIDPRFSNQTMLQIQQVGFENYLFSHLETLDSELFLRTYLYNPGTPFQQATADSNPGIPATNLHVKLSYGAFDRFTTLTPSGAMGPALAHNPFLGPDPVRQLAADPGSLSPDNSPPVKIGFQADPSHFYSAQGSFLLDTGAGASMISKNMAAQLHVRYQAGTEGTDNPKLEVFDPANPTAPGTLVPNQFKLSVGGIGGTTNAAGFYLSSLLVPTMEGSVTNDSDPHNLNYLEAPVLVSDITLKDPTTEQTLTLDGIFGMNFLVGSLSLDLETFNFGDFAPGAFDWITFDETNGILGLALNSAFQMPLLPGDFDVDGDVDGADFVAWQIHFPTASGATLATGDADGDGDVDGADFVAWQTHFPTVPAVGAALVPEPGTFALFAVAIAGLAIFAARPQILRSKVRASFLLCDWTMKR from the coding sequence GTGATTTGGGCAGGATCGGCCTCGGCCATCGATCTGGATGGCATCTCCGCCCCTGCGGCGATCGACCAGCCGCAGATTAACGTCCTGATTCGAACCGCGCCGGGCGGCAATCCCATCGTCGGTGATGTGTCCGATCCCCTCAATCCGTTCAATCCCGATCCAGTGCCGTCGATCAATTTTCAGGCCTACCTGGACACCGGCGCAAGCGGCATTTTGCTAAGTAACAATACGGCGCTCGGCTGGCAGTTGGCAAACGACACCTACAACGGCACGCCGATTATTTACGAAGATGTTGGCGTCGCCGGTTCTGACCCGTTTCACGTTTCGCAGCCGCTGTATTTTGGGTTCGCTCCTTATCAACCGGCGGCGAATGCGGCCGTCGAGTATCAAGCCGTCTACAACCCGCAAATTGCCGCGCACTATTCGCAAGAAACCGGACCAGTGCGGGCACAAATCGGCCCGGTGAGCAACGGCACCGACAGTCTTCCAGAAAGTATCGAATTACAATTTCTACTCGGCGACCTCAACGTTGTCGGAATGCCGGCGATGACCGGCAAGACCATGGTCATCGACCCGAGATTTTCAAATCAAACCATGCTGCAGATTCAGCAGGTTGGCTTTGAAAACTATCTTTTCAGCCATCTCGAAACGCTCGATAGCGAGCTATTTTTGCGGACCTATCTTTATAATCCGGGCACCCCATTTCAACAGGCGACGGCCGATAGCAATCCAGGCATTCCCGCCACGAATTTGCATGTTAAGCTGAGCTATGGCGCCTTCGACCGATTCACGACGCTGACGCCCAGCGGCGCAATGGGACCGGCACTGGCCCACAATCCGTTTCTTGGCCCCGATCCGGTGCGGCAATTGGCCGCCGACCCCGGTAGCTTGTCCCCCGACAATTCGCCGCCGGTGAAAATCGGGTTTCAGGCTGATCCATCGCATTTTTATTCGGCACAGGGAAGCTTCCTGCTCGACACCGGTGCCGGGGCTTCGATGATCTCCAAGAATATGGCTGCACAACTGCATGTGCGCTATCAAGCAGGCACCGAAGGAACTGACAATCCGAAGCTGGAGGTTTTCGATCCGGCAAATCCTACCGCGCCGGGCACCCTGGTTCCCAATCAATTCAAACTATCGGTCGGCGGCATCGGCGGCACGACCAATGCAGCTGGATTTTACCTCAGTTCTTTGCTAGTGCCTACGATGGAGGGGAGCGTAACCAACGACAGCGACCCGCACAATCTCAACTATCTAGAAGCGCCTGTCCTGGTTTCGGACATCACGTTGAAAGATCCGACAACGGAGCAAACCCTGACCCTCGACGGCATTTTTGGGATGAATTTTCTCGTCGGCAGCCTGTCGCTCGATCTCGAGACGTTTAACTTCGGCGATTTCGCACCAGGCGCATTTGACTGGATTACTTTCGACGAAACCAATGGAATTTTGGGTTTGGCGCTGAACAGCGCCTTCCAAATGCCGCTGCTCCCTGGCGATTTCGACGTCGACGGCGACGTGGATGGGGCCGATTTCGTCGCTTGGCAAATTCACTTCCCCACCGCCAGCGGCGCAACTCTGGCGACAGGCGACGCAGATGGCGACGGCGACGTGGATGGGGCCGATTTTGTCGCGTGGCAAACGCATTTCCCAACAGTGCCTGCCGTCGGCGCGGCGCTAGTGCCGGAGCCGGGGACTTTCGCTCTTTTCGCAGTTGCAATCGCAGGACTGGCTATCTTCGCAGCACGGCCACAAATTTTGCGGTCGAAGGTCCGCGCTTCGTTTCTTCTCTGCGACTGGACCATGAAACGGTGA